From Falco cherrug isolate bFalChe1 chromosome 4, bFalChe1.pri, whole genome shotgun sequence, one genomic window encodes:
- the SREBF1 gene encoding sterol regulatory element-binding protein 1 isoform X2: protein MSALAFDDTALEGLAPTLGLSGGSDIDTALLSDIDDMLQLIGTPDNDFSGLFDSPFSAPDSAVPPGLPPTPGTLSTYLGPSNPPPATPTGSVYPGPTGMATFTPQPPAPLLPAPAPGVKEEPAAVPSSQPQPSVMLAPSFVPASPGQFSPQPLVGYQNQHSFSALQPGGAGQALPSPLPAPQPSQPVALSGPVQSVAPQQLLATTAPAAQPVTPQIQPVPVLLQSHFIKADSLLLTAVKTDAGSAKTSSITSLTTSACSSATPLQVPALVSGGTILATVPLVVDTEKLPINRLAPSGKPALVQSRGEKRTAHNAIEKRYRSSINDKIVELKDLVVGTEAKLNKSAILRKAIEYIRFLQQSNQKLKQENLSLKMAMQKNQSLKDLVASCSGGAKAEAPMEVVKAEVMEMLTPPHSDVGSPSHSSPLSLSGGSSNSSSDSEPDSPLCDHGKVKQEHLPPSPSSQGMLDRSRMALCAFVFLCLSFNPLASLLRGSGAPTPVGSPGTAGPGRSIMAEAGTVEEPWGWAQWLWPTLAFWALNTALVLGAVVRLFVCGEPVTRPHSEPSILFWRHRRQADLDLDRGDFAQGAQHLRTALGALGRPLPASHGDLACSLLWSLLRHLLQRLWVGRWLAARAGGLRPDPPPPAHVRQSARDAAMAYHRLHQLHLAGKQAGGHLLAINLALSAVNLAECAGDAVSVAALAEIYVAAALRVKASLHRCFHFLARPFLCSARRVALSHGGAVPPAMQWLCHPLGHRFFVDGDWAVKGVPRETIYSSAGNPVDPLAQVTQLFREHLLEKALSCVAMPEPSRPAAQGEGRFSDALEYLQLLNGCSDASSTPGPAPSISSGLAAVTGTDPVSKWWASIIGTVIHWLQGDEEGAERLYPLVETMPRVLQSSEKPLPRAALHSFRAVRAMLSKQDGSQASLSHCEKASSCLRESLELSSPPKGTIDKAVQLLLCDLLLVTRTNLWQQQMSASQQRSCLYQASALELRGFQQDLSSLRRLAQTLRPAMRRVFLHEATARLMARASPTRTHQLLDRSLRRRGVQGSKTAGEPESHPTPREHAEALLLACCYLPPSFLSGPGQRVGMLAEAARTLEKLGDRRTLHDCQQMIIKLGSGTTVTSG, encoded by the exons atGAGCGCCCTCGCCTTCGACGACACGGCCCTGGAGGGGCTGGCGCCGACCCTCGGCCTCTCCGGGGGCAGCGACATCGACACGGCCCTGCTGAGCGACATCGACG ACATGCTCCAGCTGATCGGCACGCCGGACAATGACTTCTCGGGGCTGTTTGACTCACCGTTCAGTGCCCCTGACAGTGCCGTGCCCCCGGGGCTTCCCCCTACCccaggcaccctcagcacctaCCTGGGTCCCAGCAATcctccccccgccacccccaccgGCAGCGTCTACCCGGGGCCCACCGGCATGGCAACcttcaccccccagcccccagccccgctcctgccAGCGCCAGCCCCGGGTGTCAAGGAGGAGCCGGCGGCCgtgcccagcagccagccccagcccagtgTGATGCTGGCCCCCAGCTTCGTCCCTGCGTCCCCTGGCCAgttcagcccccagcccctggtggGCTACCAGAACCAGCACAGCTTCTCCG ccctgcagccgggGGGTGCAGGccaggctctgcccagccccctgcccgccccacAGCCAAGCCAGCCTGTGGCACTGTCCGGCCCCGTGCAGAGCGTggcaccccagcagctccttgccACCACTGCCCCGGCTGCCCAGCCCGTCACACCGCAGATCCAGCCAGTGCCG GTCCTGCTGCAGTCCCATTTCAtcaaggctgactccctgctGCTGACGGCCGTCAAGACAGATGCTGGCAGCGCCAAGACCTCCAGCATCACCTCCCTGACCAccagtgcctgcagctctgccaccccGCTGCAGGTGCCG GCACTGGTGAGCGGAGGGACCATCCTGGCCACGGTGCCGCTGGTGGTGGACACCGAGAAGCTGCCCATCAACAGGCTGGCGCCCAGCGGGAAGCCGGCActggtgcagagcaggggggAGAAGCGCACGGCGCACAATGCCATTGAGAAACGCTACCGCTCCTCCATCAACGACAAGATCGTGGAGCTCAAGGACCTGGTGGTGGGCACCGAAGCCAAG CTCAACAAGTCAGCGATCCTGAGGAAGGCGATCGAGTACATCCgcttcctgcagcagagcaacCAGAAGCTGAAGCAGGAGAACCTCTCCCTGAAGATGGCCATGCAGAAGAACC AGTCCCTGAAGGACCTGGTGGCCTCCTGCAGTGGGGGGGCCAAGGCAGAGGCCCCCATGGAGGTTGTGAAGGCAGAGGTGATGGAGATGCTGACGCCGCCACACTCGGACGTGGGCTCGCCgtcccacagcagcccactCTCGCTCAGCGggggcagcagcaacagcagcagcgaCTCAGAGCCCGACAGCCCCCTCTGCGACCATGGcaag GTGAAGCAGGAGCACCTGCCGCCCtcacccagcagccagggcatgCTGGACCGCTCCCGCATGGCCCTCTGCGCCTTCgtcttcctctgcctctccttcaACCCCCTGGCCTCCCTCCTCCGTGGCTCTGGTGCTCCCACTCCTGTGGGGAGCCCGGGTACCGCTGGCCCTGGCAGGAGCATCATGGCTGAGGCTGGCACTGTGG AGGAGCCGTGGGGGTGGGCGCAGTGGCTGTGGCCCACACTGGCCTTCTGGGCACTGAACACGGCGCTGGTGCTGGGGGCGGTGGTGCGGCTCTTCGTCTGCGGGGAGCCCGTCACCCGCCCCCACTCCGAGCCCTCCATCCTCTTCTGGCGGCACCGCCGGCAGGCCGACCTTGACCTTGACCGG ggggactTTGCCCAGGGGGCCCAGCACCTGCGGACGgcactgggggcactggggcgGCCCCTGCCCGCCTCCCACGGGGACCTGGcgtgcagcctgctctggagCCTGCTGCGCCACCTGCTCCAGCGCCTCTGGGTGGGCCGCTGGCTGGCCGCCCGCGCTGGGGGGCTGCGCCCcgaccccccgccccccgcccacGTCCGACAGAGCGCCCGCGATGCCGCCATGGCTTACCACCGCCTGCACCAGCTCCACCTTGCCG GGAAGCAGGCTGGCGGGCACCTGCTGGCCATCAACCTGGCGCTGAGTGCCGTCAACCTGGCCGAGTGTGCTGGCGATGCCGTCTCCGTGGCTGCCCTGGCTGAGATCTACGTGGCGGCCGCCCTGCGGGTCAAGGCCAGCCTGCACCGCTGCTTCCACTTCTTGGCT CGCCCCTTCCTCTGCAGCGCCCGGCGTGTGGCCCTGTCCCATGGCGGGGCTGTGCCCCCTGCCATGCAGTGGCTCTGTCACCCTTTGGGTCACCGGTTCTTCGTTGATGGGGACTGGGCTGTCAAGGGTGTCCCGAGGGAGACCATCTACAGCTCTGCTGGCAACCCAG TGGACCCGCTGGCGCAGGTGACCCAGCTGTTCCGCGAGCACCTCCTGGAGAAGGCACTGTCCTGCGTGGCCATGCCTGAGCCCAGCCgccctgctgcccagggagaggG GCGGTTCTCCGATGCCCTCGAGTACCTCCAGCTGCTCAATGGCTGCTCTGATGCCAGCAGCACGCCCGGCCCCGCACCTTCCATCAGCTCCGGCTTGGCGGCCGTCACAG gCACCGACCCCGTGTCCAAGTGGTGGGCGTCCATCATTGGCACAGTTATTCACTGGCTGCAGGGAGATGAGGAGGGGGCCGAGCGCCTCTACCCACTGGTGGAGACCATGCCCCGGGTGCTACAGAGCTCAGA GAAGCCCCTGCCCCGCGCCGCCCTGCACTCCTTCAGAGCCGTCCGGGCCATGCTGAGCAAGCAGGATGGGAGCCAAGCCAGCCTGAGCCACTGCGAGaaggccagcagctgcctgcggGAGAGCCTGGAGCTCAGCAGCCCCCCCAAGGGCACCATTGACAAg GCggtccagctcctgctgtgtgACCTGCTCCTGGTCACCCGCACCAacctgtggcagcagcagatgaGTGCCAGCCAACAGCGCAGCTGCCTCTACCAGGCGTCCGCCCTGGAGCTCCGCGGCTTCCAGCAGGACCTCAGCAGCCTGCGACGCCTGGCCCAGACCCTCCGCCCTGCCATGCGCCGG GTGTTCCTGCACGAAGCCACCGCCAGGCTGATGGCCCGCGCCAGCCCCACCCGTACCCACCAGCTGCTGGACCGCAGCCTGCGGAGGAGAGGGGTGCAGGGCAGCAAGACAG CCGGTGAACCCGAGAGCCACCCTACGCCGCGGGAGCACGCCGaggccctgctgctggcctgcTGCTACCTGCCCCCCAGCTTCCTCTCGGGGCCCGGGCAGCGGGTGGGCATGCTGGCCGAGGCCGCCCGCACGCTGGAGAAGCTGGGGGACAGACGGACGCTGCACGACTGCCAGCAGATGATCATCAAGCTGGGCAGCGGCACCACCGTCACATCGGGCTag
- the SREBF1 gene encoding sterol regulatory element-binding protein 1 isoform X1, with protein MSALAFDDTALEGLAPTLGLSGGSDIDTALLSDIDDMLQLIGTPDNDFSGLFDSPFSAPDSAVPPGLPPTPGTLSTYLGPSNPPPATPTGSVYPGPTGMATFTPQPPAPLLPAPAPGVKEEPAAVPSSQPQPSVMLAPSFVPASPGQFSPQPLVGYQNQHSFSALQPGGAGQALPSPLPAPQPSQPVALSGPVQSVAPQQLLATTAPAAQPVTPQIQPVPVLLQSHFIKADSLLLTAVKTDAGSAKTSSITSLTTSACSSATPLQVPALVSGGTILATVPLVVDTEKLPINRLAPSGKPALVQSRGEKRTAHNAIEKRYRSSINDKIVELKDLVVGTEAKLNKSAILRKAIEYIRFLQQSNQKLKQENLSLKMAMQKNQSLKDLVASCSGGAKAEAPMEVVKAEVMEMLTPPHSDVGSPSHSSPLSLSGGSSNSSSDSEPDSPLCDHGKVKQEHLPPSPSSQGMLDRSRMALCAFVFLCLSFNPLASLLRGSGAPTPVGSPGTAGPGRSIMAEAGTVEEPWGWAQWLWPTLAFWALNTALVLGAVVRLFVCGEPVTRPHSEPSILFWRHRRQADLDLDRGDFAQGAQHLRTALGALGRPLPASHGDLACSLLWSLLRHLLQRLWVGRWLAARAGGLRPDPPPPAHVRQSARDAAMAYHRLHQLHLAGKQAGGHLLAINLALSAVNLAECAGDAVSVAALAEIYVAAALRVKASLHRCFHFLARPFLCSARRVALSHGGAVPPAMQWLCHPLGHRFFVDGDWAVKGVPRETIYSSAGNPVDPLAQVTQLFREHLLEKALSCVAMPEPSRPAAQGEGRRFSDALEYLQLLNGCSDASSTPGPAPSISSGLAAVTGTDPVSKWWASIIGTVIHWLQGDEEGAERLYPLVETMPRVLQSSEKPLPRAALHSFRAVRAMLSKQDGSQASLSHCEKASSCLRESLELSSPPKGTIDKAVQLLLCDLLLVTRTNLWQQQMSASQQRSCLYQASALELRGFQQDLSSLRRLAQTLRPAMRRVFLHEATARLMARASPTRTHQLLDRSLRRRGVQGSKTAGEPESHPTPREHAEALLLACCYLPPSFLSGPGQRVGMLAEAARTLEKLGDRRTLHDCQQMIIKLGSGTTVTSG; from the exons atGAGCGCCCTCGCCTTCGACGACACGGCCCTGGAGGGGCTGGCGCCGACCCTCGGCCTCTCCGGGGGCAGCGACATCGACACGGCCCTGCTGAGCGACATCGACG ACATGCTCCAGCTGATCGGCACGCCGGACAATGACTTCTCGGGGCTGTTTGACTCACCGTTCAGTGCCCCTGACAGTGCCGTGCCCCCGGGGCTTCCCCCTACCccaggcaccctcagcacctaCCTGGGTCCCAGCAATcctccccccgccacccccaccgGCAGCGTCTACCCGGGGCCCACCGGCATGGCAACcttcaccccccagcccccagccccgctcctgccAGCGCCAGCCCCGGGTGTCAAGGAGGAGCCGGCGGCCgtgcccagcagccagccccagcccagtgTGATGCTGGCCCCCAGCTTCGTCCCTGCGTCCCCTGGCCAgttcagcccccagcccctggtggGCTACCAGAACCAGCACAGCTTCTCCG ccctgcagccgggGGGTGCAGGccaggctctgcccagccccctgcccgccccacAGCCAAGCCAGCCTGTGGCACTGTCCGGCCCCGTGCAGAGCGTggcaccccagcagctccttgccACCACTGCCCCGGCTGCCCAGCCCGTCACACCGCAGATCCAGCCAGTGCCG GTCCTGCTGCAGTCCCATTTCAtcaaggctgactccctgctGCTGACGGCCGTCAAGACAGATGCTGGCAGCGCCAAGACCTCCAGCATCACCTCCCTGACCAccagtgcctgcagctctgccaccccGCTGCAGGTGCCG GCACTGGTGAGCGGAGGGACCATCCTGGCCACGGTGCCGCTGGTGGTGGACACCGAGAAGCTGCCCATCAACAGGCTGGCGCCCAGCGGGAAGCCGGCActggtgcagagcaggggggAGAAGCGCACGGCGCACAATGCCATTGAGAAACGCTACCGCTCCTCCATCAACGACAAGATCGTGGAGCTCAAGGACCTGGTGGTGGGCACCGAAGCCAAG CTCAACAAGTCAGCGATCCTGAGGAAGGCGATCGAGTACATCCgcttcctgcagcagagcaacCAGAAGCTGAAGCAGGAGAACCTCTCCCTGAAGATGGCCATGCAGAAGAACC AGTCCCTGAAGGACCTGGTGGCCTCCTGCAGTGGGGGGGCCAAGGCAGAGGCCCCCATGGAGGTTGTGAAGGCAGAGGTGATGGAGATGCTGACGCCGCCACACTCGGACGTGGGCTCGCCgtcccacagcagcccactCTCGCTCAGCGggggcagcagcaacagcagcagcgaCTCAGAGCCCGACAGCCCCCTCTGCGACCATGGcaag GTGAAGCAGGAGCACCTGCCGCCCtcacccagcagccagggcatgCTGGACCGCTCCCGCATGGCCCTCTGCGCCTTCgtcttcctctgcctctccttcaACCCCCTGGCCTCCCTCCTCCGTGGCTCTGGTGCTCCCACTCCTGTGGGGAGCCCGGGTACCGCTGGCCCTGGCAGGAGCATCATGGCTGAGGCTGGCACTGTGG AGGAGCCGTGGGGGTGGGCGCAGTGGCTGTGGCCCACACTGGCCTTCTGGGCACTGAACACGGCGCTGGTGCTGGGGGCGGTGGTGCGGCTCTTCGTCTGCGGGGAGCCCGTCACCCGCCCCCACTCCGAGCCCTCCATCCTCTTCTGGCGGCACCGCCGGCAGGCCGACCTTGACCTTGACCGG ggggactTTGCCCAGGGGGCCCAGCACCTGCGGACGgcactgggggcactggggcgGCCCCTGCCCGCCTCCCACGGGGACCTGGcgtgcagcctgctctggagCCTGCTGCGCCACCTGCTCCAGCGCCTCTGGGTGGGCCGCTGGCTGGCCGCCCGCGCTGGGGGGCTGCGCCCcgaccccccgccccccgcccacGTCCGACAGAGCGCCCGCGATGCCGCCATGGCTTACCACCGCCTGCACCAGCTCCACCTTGCCG GGAAGCAGGCTGGCGGGCACCTGCTGGCCATCAACCTGGCGCTGAGTGCCGTCAACCTGGCCGAGTGTGCTGGCGATGCCGTCTCCGTGGCTGCCCTGGCTGAGATCTACGTGGCGGCCGCCCTGCGGGTCAAGGCCAGCCTGCACCGCTGCTTCCACTTCTTGGCT CGCCCCTTCCTCTGCAGCGCCCGGCGTGTGGCCCTGTCCCATGGCGGGGCTGTGCCCCCTGCCATGCAGTGGCTCTGTCACCCTTTGGGTCACCGGTTCTTCGTTGATGGGGACTGGGCTGTCAAGGGTGTCCCGAGGGAGACCATCTACAGCTCTGCTGGCAACCCAG TGGACCCGCTGGCGCAGGTGACCCAGCTGTTCCGCGAGCACCTCCTGGAGAAGGCACTGTCCTGCGTGGCCATGCCTGAGCCCAGCCgccctgctgcccagggagaggG CAGGCGGTTCTCCGATGCCCTCGAGTACCTCCAGCTGCTCAATGGCTGCTCTGATGCCAGCAGCACGCCCGGCCCCGCACCTTCCATCAGCTCCGGCTTGGCGGCCGTCACAG gCACCGACCCCGTGTCCAAGTGGTGGGCGTCCATCATTGGCACAGTTATTCACTGGCTGCAGGGAGATGAGGAGGGGGCCGAGCGCCTCTACCCACTGGTGGAGACCATGCCCCGGGTGCTACAGAGCTCAGA GAAGCCCCTGCCCCGCGCCGCCCTGCACTCCTTCAGAGCCGTCCGGGCCATGCTGAGCAAGCAGGATGGGAGCCAAGCCAGCCTGAGCCACTGCGAGaaggccagcagctgcctgcggGAGAGCCTGGAGCTCAGCAGCCCCCCCAAGGGCACCATTGACAAg GCggtccagctcctgctgtgtgACCTGCTCCTGGTCACCCGCACCAacctgtggcagcagcagatgaGTGCCAGCCAACAGCGCAGCTGCCTCTACCAGGCGTCCGCCCTGGAGCTCCGCGGCTTCCAGCAGGACCTCAGCAGCCTGCGACGCCTGGCCCAGACCCTCCGCCCTGCCATGCGCCGG GTGTTCCTGCACGAAGCCACCGCCAGGCTGATGGCCCGCGCCAGCCCCACCCGTACCCACCAGCTGCTGGACCGCAGCCTGCGGAGGAGAGGGGTGCAGGGCAGCAAGACAG CCGGTGAACCCGAGAGCCACCCTACGCCGCGGGAGCACGCCGaggccctgctgctggcctgcTGCTACCTGCCCCCCAGCTTCCTCTCGGGGCCCGGGCAGCGGGTGGGCATGCTGGCCGAGGCCGCCCGCACGCTGGAGAAGCTGGGGGACAGACGGACGCTGCACGACTGCCAGCAGATGATCATCAAGCTGGGCAGCGGCACCACCGTCACATCGGGCTag
- the SREBF1 gene encoding sterol regulatory element-binding protein 1 isoform X3, with protein MEYAFEDMLQLIGTPDNDFSGLFDSPFSAPDSAVPPGLPPTPGTLSTYLGPSNPPPATPTGSVYPGPTGMATFTPQPPAPLLPAPAPGVKEEPAAVPSSQPQPSVMLAPSFVPASPGQFSPQPLVGYQNQHSFSALQPGGAGQALPSPLPAPQPSQPVALSGPVQSVAPQQLLATTAPAAQPVTPQIQPVPVLLQSHFIKADSLLLTAVKTDAGSAKTSSITSLTTSACSSATPLQVPALVSGGTILATVPLVVDTEKLPINRLAPSGKPALVQSRGEKRTAHNAIEKRYRSSINDKIVELKDLVVGTEAKLNKSAILRKAIEYIRFLQQSNQKLKQENLSLKMAMQKNQSLKDLVASCSGGAKAEAPMEVVKAEVMEMLTPPHSDVGSPSHSSPLSLSGGSSNSSSDSEPDSPLCDHGKVKQEHLPPSPSSQGMLDRSRMALCAFVFLCLSFNPLASLLRGSGAPTPVGSPGTAGPGRSIMAEAGTVEEPWGWAQWLWPTLAFWALNTALVLGAVVRLFVCGEPVTRPHSEPSILFWRHRRQADLDLDRGDFAQGAQHLRTALGALGRPLPASHGDLACSLLWSLLRHLLQRLWVGRWLAARAGGLRPDPPPPAHVRQSARDAAMAYHRLHQLHLAGKQAGGHLLAINLALSAVNLAECAGDAVSVAALAEIYVAAALRVKASLHRCFHFLARPFLCSARRVALSHGGAVPPAMQWLCHPLGHRFFVDGDWAVKGVPRETIYSSAGNPVDPLAQVTQLFREHLLEKALSCVAMPEPSRPAAQGEGRRFSDALEYLQLLNGCSDASSTPGPAPSISSGLAAVTGTDPVSKWWASIIGTVIHWLQGDEEGAERLYPLVETMPRVLQSSEKPLPRAALHSFRAVRAMLSKQDGSQASLSHCEKASSCLRESLELSSPPKGTIDKAVQLLLCDLLLVTRTNLWQQQMSASQQRSCLYQASALELRGFQQDLSSLRRLAQTLRPAMRRVFLHEATARLMARASPTRTHQLLDRSLRRRGVQGSKTAGEPESHPTPREHAEALLLACCYLPPSFLSGPGQRVGMLAEAARTLEKLGDRRTLHDCQQMIIKLGSGTTVTSG; from the exons ATGGAGTATGCCTTCGAAG ACATGCTCCAGCTGATCGGCACGCCGGACAATGACTTCTCGGGGCTGTTTGACTCACCGTTCAGTGCCCCTGACAGTGCCGTGCCCCCGGGGCTTCCCCCTACCccaggcaccctcagcacctaCCTGGGTCCCAGCAATcctccccccgccacccccaccgGCAGCGTCTACCCGGGGCCCACCGGCATGGCAACcttcaccccccagcccccagccccgctcctgccAGCGCCAGCCCCGGGTGTCAAGGAGGAGCCGGCGGCCgtgcccagcagccagccccagcccagtgTGATGCTGGCCCCCAGCTTCGTCCCTGCGTCCCCTGGCCAgttcagcccccagcccctggtggGCTACCAGAACCAGCACAGCTTCTCCG ccctgcagccgggGGGTGCAGGccaggctctgcccagccccctgcccgccccacAGCCAAGCCAGCCTGTGGCACTGTCCGGCCCCGTGCAGAGCGTggcaccccagcagctccttgccACCACTGCCCCGGCTGCCCAGCCCGTCACACCGCAGATCCAGCCAGTGCCG GTCCTGCTGCAGTCCCATTTCAtcaaggctgactccctgctGCTGACGGCCGTCAAGACAGATGCTGGCAGCGCCAAGACCTCCAGCATCACCTCCCTGACCAccagtgcctgcagctctgccaccccGCTGCAGGTGCCG GCACTGGTGAGCGGAGGGACCATCCTGGCCACGGTGCCGCTGGTGGTGGACACCGAGAAGCTGCCCATCAACAGGCTGGCGCCCAGCGGGAAGCCGGCActggtgcagagcaggggggAGAAGCGCACGGCGCACAATGCCATTGAGAAACGCTACCGCTCCTCCATCAACGACAAGATCGTGGAGCTCAAGGACCTGGTGGTGGGCACCGAAGCCAAG CTCAACAAGTCAGCGATCCTGAGGAAGGCGATCGAGTACATCCgcttcctgcagcagagcaacCAGAAGCTGAAGCAGGAGAACCTCTCCCTGAAGATGGCCATGCAGAAGAACC AGTCCCTGAAGGACCTGGTGGCCTCCTGCAGTGGGGGGGCCAAGGCAGAGGCCCCCATGGAGGTTGTGAAGGCAGAGGTGATGGAGATGCTGACGCCGCCACACTCGGACGTGGGCTCGCCgtcccacagcagcccactCTCGCTCAGCGggggcagcagcaacagcagcagcgaCTCAGAGCCCGACAGCCCCCTCTGCGACCATGGcaag GTGAAGCAGGAGCACCTGCCGCCCtcacccagcagccagggcatgCTGGACCGCTCCCGCATGGCCCTCTGCGCCTTCgtcttcctctgcctctccttcaACCCCCTGGCCTCCCTCCTCCGTGGCTCTGGTGCTCCCACTCCTGTGGGGAGCCCGGGTACCGCTGGCCCTGGCAGGAGCATCATGGCTGAGGCTGGCACTGTGG AGGAGCCGTGGGGGTGGGCGCAGTGGCTGTGGCCCACACTGGCCTTCTGGGCACTGAACACGGCGCTGGTGCTGGGGGCGGTGGTGCGGCTCTTCGTCTGCGGGGAGCCCGTCACCCGCCCCCACTCCGAGCCCTCCATCCTCTTCTGGCGGCACCGCCGGCAGGCCGACCTTGACCTTGACCGG ggggactTTGCCCAGGGGGCCCAGCACCTGCGGACGgcactgggggcactggggcgGCCCCTGCCCGCCTCCCACGGGGACCTGGcgtgcagcctgctctggagCCTGCTGCGCCACCTGCTCCAGCGCCTCTGGGTGGGCCGCTGGCTGGCCGCCCGCGCTGGGGGGCTGCGCCCcgaccccccgccccccgcccacGTCCGACAGAGCGCCCGCGATGCCGCCATGGCTTACCACCGCCTGCACCAGCTCCACCTTGCCG GGAAGCAGGCTGGCGGGCACCTGCTGGCCATCAACCTGGCGCTGAGTGCCGTCAACCTGGCCGAGTGTGCTGGCGATGCCGTCTCCGTGGCTGCCCTGGCTGAGATCTACGTGGCGGCCGCCCTGCGGGTCAAGGCCAGCCTGCACCGCTGCTTCCACTTCTTGGCT CGCCCCTTCCTCTGCAGCGCCCGGCGTGTGGCCCTGTCCCATGGCGGGGCTGTGCCCCCTGCCATGCAGTGGCTCTGTCACCCTTTGGGTCACCGGTTCTTCGTTGATGGGGACTGGGCTGTCAAGGGTGTCCCGAGGGAGACCATCTACAGCTCTGCTGGCAACCCAG TGGACCCGCTGGCGCAGGTGACCCAGCTGTTCCGCGAGCACCTCCTGGAGAAGGCACTGTCCTGCGTGGCCATGCCTGAGCCCAGCCgccctgctgcccagggagaggG CAGGCGGTTCTCCGATGCCCTCGAGTACCTCCAGCTGCTCAATGGCTGCTCTGATGCCAGCAGCACGCCCGGCCCCGCACCTTCCATCAGCTCCGGCTTGGCGGCCGTCACAG gCACCGACCCCGTGTCCAAGTGGTGGGCGTCCATCATTGGCACAGTTATTCACTGGCTGCAGGGAGATGAGGAGGGGGCCGAGCGCCTCTACCCACTGGTGGAGACCATGCCCCGGGTGCTACAGAGCTCAGA GAAGCCCCTGCCCCGCGCCGCCCTGCACTCCTTCAGAGCCGTCCGGGCCATGCTGAGCAAGCAGGATGGGAGCCAAGCCAGCCTGAGCCACTGCGAGaaggccagcagctgcctgcggGAGAGCCTGGAGCTCAGCAGCCCCCCCAAGGGCACCATTGACAAg GCggtccagctcctgctgtgtgACCTGCTCCTGGTCACCCGCACCAacctgtggcagcagcagatgaGTGCCAGCCAACAGCGCAGCTGCCTCTACCAGGCGTCCGCCCTGGAGCTCCGCGGCTTCCAGCAGGACCTCAGCAGCCTGCGACGCCTGGCCCAGACCCTCCGCCCTGCCATGCGCCGG GTGTTCCTGCACGAAGCCACCGCCAGGCTGATGGCCCGCGCCAGCCCCACCCGTACCCACCAGCTGCTGGACCGCAGCCTGCGGAGGAGAGGGGTGCAGGGCAGCAAGACAG CCGGTGAACCCGAGAGCCACCCTACGCCGCGGGAGCACGCCGaggccctgctgctggcctgcTGCTACCTGCCCCCCAGCTTCCTCTCGGGGCCCGGGCAGCGGGTGGGCATGCTGGCCGAGGCCGCCCGCACGCTGGAGAAGCTGGGGGACAGACGGACGCTGCACGACTGCCAGCAGATGATCATCAAGCTGGGCAGCGGCACCACCGTCACATCGGGCTag